In Deinococcus psychrotolerans, a genomic segment contains:
- a CDS encoding alpha/beta hydrolase family protein, which yields MTLPTPQSLFGLQFPSDPQLSPDGQMAAYVLSRVEDENQLEQASGAPAKLDDPKPRYFSQIVLASAESSRTLTTGKGRDTAPRWSPEGQSLAFLSDRDGKNQLYLLPLGGGEARALTGKAQFPQGVSAAQWSPDGRKLAFLAPEGEADKRDERGEARVITRLKYRANGSDFLPDVAAALWQLDVESGNITRWLAPQQAISEFAWWPDSRGVLFVSSEDEVSGAMWQQEAYDLPLEGQPRRLTDWASLISNLSPHPDGLRFAAHARLHTERNDSDSHVYVFEPAGESGSEPYSAQRLDHHDFPAGNIVAGDLHVGAFPDKPRWLSGERLLFLATQGGASGLFEVSLSDSAPQPHTFDPERVVVGFTANAGGAVWISESATEVTQVMLNGVQVSHCPAPDFALSIPKRIAFTNELGEGEGWVLMPAGTQSAPALLNIHGGPHTAYGHGFMHEFQLMAARGYAVCYSNPRGSVGYGQAWTSDIFGRWGSIDAEDVLNFFDRCLAELPLDSSRTAVMGGSYGGFMTNWLTSHTPRFQAAVTDRCICNLISFGGTSDIGMRFWDDELGGNFHRSADTDKLWAMSPLKYVEEVKTPTLIIHSVLDHRCPIEQAEQWFTALRLQGVETRFVRFPEENHELSRSGRPDRRAVRLEEYLAWLDRHLGM from the coding sequence ATGACGCTTCCAACTCCGCAGAGTTTGTTCGGCTTGCAGTTTCCCTCTGACCCGCAGCTTTCGCCGGACGGCCAGATGGCCGCTTACGTGCTGAGCCGGGTGGAAGACGAAAATCAATTAGAACAGGCGAGCGGTGCCCCAGCCAAATTGGATGATCCCAAACCCCGTTACTTTAGCCAGATCGTGCTGGCGAGCGCGGAGAGCAGCCGCACCCTGACCACTGGCAAAGGGCGCGATACGGCCCCGCGTTGGTCGCCAGAAGGTCAGAGTTTGGCCTTTTTGTCTGACCGGGACGGCAAAAATCAGCTCTATTTATTGCCGCTCGGCGGCGGCGAGGCGCGGGCGCTGACCGGCAAGGCCCAGTTTCCGCAGGGCGTTTCGGCGGCCCAGTGGAGTCCAGACGGGCGCAAGCTGGCCTTTTTGGCCCCAGAAGGTGAAGCTGACAAGCGTGACGAGCGCGGCGAGGCCCGCGTGATTACCCGGCTCAAGTACCGCGCCAATGGATCCGACTTTTTGCCGGACGTTGCGGCGGCGCTGTGGCAACTTGACGTAGAGAGCGGCAATATCACGCGCTGGCTCGCGCCTCAGCAGGCCATCAGCGAGTTCGCTTGGTGGCCCGACTCGCGGGGCGTGCTGTTTGTCAGCAGCGAGGACGAGGTGTCGGGCGCGATGTGGCAGCAAGAAGCCTACGACCTGCCGCTGGAGGGACAGCCGCGCCGCCTGACCGACTGGGCCTCGCTGATCTCGAACCTGTCGCCCCACCCCGACGGCCTGCGCTTCGCGGCCCACGCCCGCCTGCACACCGAGCGCAACGACAGCGACTCGCATGTGTATGTGTTTGAGCCGGCAGGGGAGAGCGGGTCAGAGCCTTATAGCGCCCAGCGCCTGGATCACCACGACTTTCCAGCGGGCAATATCGTGGCGGGCGATTTGCATGTGGGGGCTTTTCCTGACAAGCCGCGCTGGTTGAGCGGCGAGCGGCTGCTGTTTTTGGCGACTCAGGGCGGCGCGTCCGGGCTGTTCGAAGTGTCACTGAGTGACTCGGCTCCTCAGCCGCACACCTTTGACCCTGAGCGGGTGGTGGTCGGTTTTACGGCCAACGCGGGCGGCGCAGTCTGGATTTCGGAAAGTGCCACCGAAGTGACTCAGGTGATGCTCAACGGTGTGCAGGTCAGCCACTGCCCCGCGCCGGACTTTGCCCTCAGCATCCCGAAGCGCATTGCCTTCACAAACGAATTGGGTGAGGGTGAAGGCTGGGTGCTGATGCCTGCTGGAACGCAGAGCGCCCCGGCGCTGCTCAACATTCACGGCGGGCCGCACACCGCTTACGGTCACGGCTTCATGCACGAGTTTCAATTGATGGCTGCCCGTGGATACGCCGTGTGCTACAGCAACCCGCGCGGCTCGGTGGGCTACGGTCAGGCGTGGACTTCCGACATTTTCGGGCGCTGGGGCAGCATAGACGCCGAGGACGTGCTGAACTTCTTTGATCGCTGCCTCGCCGAGTTGCCGCTCGACAGCAGCCGCACCGCCGTGATGGGCGGCAGCTACGGCGGCTTCATGACCAACTGGCTGACCTCGCACACCCCGCGTTTTCAGGCCGCCGTCACCGACCGCTGCATTTGCAATTTGATTTCGTTCGGCGGCACCTCCGACATCGGCATGCGCTTCTGGGACGACGAGCTGGGCGGCAATTTTCACCGCAGCGCCGATACCGACAAGCTGTGGGCCATGAGTCCGCTGAAATACGTGGAGGAGGTCAAAACCCCCACCCTGATCATTCACAGTGTTCTCGATCACCGCTGCCCCATTGAGCAGGCCGAGCAGTGGTTCACGGCTCTGCGGCTTCAGGGCGTCGAAACCCGCTTCGTGCGCTTTCCCGAAGAAAACCACGAACTGAGCCGTTCCGGCCGCCCAGACCGAAGGGCTGTGCGTTTGGAAGAGTATTTGGCTTGGCTGGATCGGCATCTGGGCATGTAA
- a CDS encoding glycerol-3-phosphate acyltransferase: protein MMFLSFLLLALAFLIGSLPLGHWLLGRRGHDSRLYSAYNLGVENVVRRVGLGPAIGSAALDALKGFVAVLAASALGQPELCVLAGLAAYLGHLNPLKVLYGPTPPRGRGNLVLLGVFAALSVAGHLSLWLTVTPLVVYAAVLGLSGYVSLATILGLVVFAALVAFSPLDVPAKLGAAALLLASAWRFKENLGRVLDGTEPHLGDDVPMAGKRDDEVVAAFMIHPLTLEDFWQTRRFAWMRPLMERGVLSEASVRSVANSLRPMKVGELHGIKTTDGKRIRAYLLSSPLLPDVFRDDPELATRRAIEGAKLARELGAEVFGLGAFWSVVGNKGLDVQAAVPEITVTNGGAYTSGTIKAAIPGILTHFASEGRDLSQAVAAVVGANGVVAFGIARTIAPQVRKVIMVGRDLGRLERSAVTLRRANKSTEIVITTEYSALLEADLIFTATSDPNPVIFAQHVKPGTWIFDEGRPADVDDSVAALPGVRVIPGGVVRPPGGMTSSVDLHFGEGAVPACLAETLILTATGEHHRKSLGPQTLSENINFFVEQAAKLGFEVVD, encoded by the coding sequence ATGATGTTTTTATCGTTCCTGCTGCTGGCACTGGCTTTTTTGATCGGCAGCTTGCCGCTGGGCCACTGGCTGCTGGGCCGCAGGGGCCATGACAGCCGCTTGTACAGTGCCTACAACTTGGGTGTGGAGAATGTGGTGCGGCGCGTCGGCCTCGGCCCGGCCATCGGCAGCGCGGCGCTGGACGCCCTCAAGGGCTTCGTGGCGGTGCTGGCCGCCTCGGCGCTGGGGCAGCCGGAACTGTGTGTGCTGGCGGGCCTCGCGGCGTATTTGGGCCATCTCAACCCGCTGAAGGTGCTCTACGGCCCGACGCCGCCGCGTGGACGGGGCAACTTGGTGCTGCTGGGCGTGTTTGCTGCGCTCAGCGTAGCGGGCCACCTCAGCTTGTGGCTGACCGTCACACCGCTGGTTGTTTACGCCGCCGTGCTGGGTCTGAGCGGCTACGTCAGCTTGGCGACGATTTTGGGCTTGGTGGTGTTCGCTGCTTTGGTGGCCTTCTCACCGCTGGACGTTCCGGCCAAGCTCGGCGCGGCGGCGTTGCTGCTCGCCTCGGCGTGGCGCTTCAAGGAAAATCTAGGCCGCGTTCTCGACGGCACTGAGCCGCATCTCGGCGACGACGTGCCGATGGCGGGCAAACGCGACGACGAAGTGGTGGCCGCTTTTATGATTCACCCGCTGACCCTCGAAGATTTCTGGCAAACCCGCCGCTTTGCTTGGATGCGCCCGCTGATGGAGCGCGGCGTGCTGAGTGAAGCCAGCGTGCGGAGCGTGGCCAACAGCCTGCGCCCTATGAAAGTGGGAGAATTGCACGGCATCAAAACCACCGACGGTAAGCGGATTCGGGCGTACTTGCTCAGCAGCCCTCTCTTGCCCGACGTGTTCCGCGACGATCCTGAGCTGGCCACCCGGCGGGCCATCGAGGGCGCGAAATTGGCCCGCGAACTCGGCGCGGAGGTGTTTGGCCTCGGCGCATTCTGGAGCGTGGTCGGCAACAAAGGTCTTGACGTGCAGGCGGCGGTGCCGGAGATCACTGTGACCAACGGCGGGGCCTACACCTCCGGCACCATCAAAGCGGCGATTCCCGGCATCTTGACGCACTTCGCGAGTGAGGGCCGCGACCTCTCGCAGGCGGTGGCGGCGGTGGTGGGCGCAAACGGCGTGGTGGCGTTCGGCATCGCCCGCACCATTGCACCGCAAGTTCGCAAAGTCATTATGGTGGGCCGCGACCTCGGGCGCTTGGAGCGCAGCGCCGTCACCCTCAGGCGGGCCAACAAGAGCACCGAAATCGTGATTACCACCGAGTACAGCGCCCTGCTGGAAGCTGATCTGATCTTCACCGCCACTAGCGATCCCAATCCAGTGATCTTCGCGCAGCACGTCAAGCCCGGCACCTGGATTTTTGACGAGGGCCGCCCCGCCGACGTGGACGACTCGGTGGCAGCTTTGCCGGGCGTGCGGGTTATTCCCGGCGGCGTGGTGCGGCCCCCCGGCGGGATGACCAGCAGCGTGGATTTGCATTTCGGCGAAGGCGCAGTGCCGGCCTGCCTCGCCGAGACGTTGATTCTCACCGCCACGGGCGAGCATCACCGCAAGAGCCTAGGGCCGCAGACGCTGAGCGAGAACATCAATTTTTTCGTAGAGCAGGCCGCCAAGTTGGGCTTTGAAGTGGTGGACTGA
- a CDS encoding phosphoribosyltransferase family protein, which translates to MNNSTQQAEQHPIYSVDVGGVKRDLPIVEVAPGVSVALFNMLGDTEVTEAAGKALAALLPANIDVLVTPEVKALSLAHVISRESGLPYVVIRKTVKPYMVEPVARDVISITTGKPQLLVLDGFDVAKIKGQKVAIVDDVVSSGGTLTSLRQIIEEVGGEVAAVVAVFTEGQEREEVTALGHLPLFT; encoded by the coding sequence GTGAACAACTCAACGCAGCAAGCGGAGCAGCACCCCATCTATTCGGTTGATGTCGGCGGCGTCAAGCGTGACCTTCCCATCGTGGAGGTGGCTCCCGGCGTCAGCGTGGCGCTCTTTAACATGCTGGGCGATACCGAAGTCACTGAGGCGGCAGGCAAGGCGCTCGCGGCCCTGCTCCCGGCCAACATTGACGTGCTGGTTACGCCGGAGGTCAAGGCGCTGAGCTTGGCGCACGTTATCAGCCGCGAATCGGGCTTGCCTTACGTGGTGATCCGCAAAACCGTCAAGCCTTATATGGTCGAGCCGGTCGCCCGCGACGTGATCAGCATTACCACCGGCAAGCCGCAACTGCTCGTCCTCGACGGCTTCGATGTCGCTAAAATCAAAGGTCAAAAAGTCGCCATCGTGGATGATGTGGTGTCCAGCGGCGGCACTCTAACCAGCCTGCGTCAGATCATTGAGGAAGTCGGCGGCGAAGTGGCGGCGGTGGTGGCGGTGTTTACCGAAGGCCAAGAACGAGAAGAAGTCACGGCGCTGGGGCATTTACCGCTGTTTACTTAA
- a CDS encoding eCIS core domain-containing protein: MFEAQRKPLSSASLQRSTPLPALPPAVFSPALQRQAQWGRQLAEQTLRPVRVQRQHSQTVFSALSVQRQADEQLSVQRRALTGQLAALGGAPAPDAQDAAFSAAVQRRAEQRAGPQPLTQKPSTPAQWVQAAQLEVQRMADPAKPAQTRWMSLSERDQHVGTLRTVGQQLAVGFKNDRGPAVQRYAEYGLQLATLQRQTQTSGISRMVMSQLPVSERPTVQRAVDEALQRLATQDEQDQSALQLHALQRQLADLGAQAEQPVMQRIQARRGGGTPLPETVQRQLEAGLNHDFSGVRIHDDSEADTLAKSVQATAFTTGRDIYFQSGKFSPNTQSGLELIAHEVTHVKQQVSGQVGKGIDPDAGLESEARQFGSQFAAGLEHKALPQNKALPQHKALMPSPHAPGVYSQAAAVQRVQAGTVQAALHNPFTSLQRQGDLTLQRNWLTDKAKGAWDATGGKVVNAVEDGAAALAAKGKELLAKGLTIIPGYRELCMTFGKDLVTGQAMAQNPNAILDALAGFVPGPLKDMIRAVKESGAIGKAWAWFQGELGKLQIGSLLGDIGGAIKSADLGKAKSAVMSRVSTLKSIISGCGTRIADIVLTAISAGLGPVGAKIMAGLRRSGDVVVQVLKNPGKFAGNLLSALKQGFGNFGQHAPQHFQNGVAGWLTGATGVTLPPKFDLPGIFMTALTIAGLTYQNFRGRLVKAVGEQKVKLGEGSVQMLQTLKGGLQKDPSMKASQGSVGSEVLAGIKSEVQNSLILAGIRKVVTMLVPGGGFLNAIIGAFQSVQFVIERGAQIASVIMDAFNSVGAIAAGNISGAAGLVERSLSGAIPLALSFVAKLVGIGNLGGKIKNIITKVRSRLDGLVDKMVGKVKGLLAKLGGGKGKTDAKSTKTSPQDVTKRNQTLSDQEKTQKLNVAAKALQGRFQALVKRSPTRVEVKQNLAQWKKEFDLSDLAFDHSAGQAALFAKVNPQAKVGSAYLFDANDASTLRRLTKLVAQNLLAEPKVQQQAQAMRRQDFLLRKKGDYLGSKQSPVQLKSGLALLSQISYWRSFGKSTEQYPVPGRMPPLNAQGKPGRGKNNYYVHSDNPEIVSAAQPQFNPNNEHVKGGGDYLNGKNALVTRIQGIVSRTGFSDRVIAGFILNMIRGEAPIGLKSTEVTTLKSLKQMLFSSESKRSGENIVNAPMLISQVASGEKTWQQALESLPMHPKGAEAAKRELERQDKKLQLPDPGSVAAKIAALEAQVTQEYVKTISTKQGFVVSTLSQVQRLVEREMRKFYGL, translated from the coding sequence ATGTTTGAAGCTCAGAGAAAACCGCTGTCCAGCGCCTCACTTCAAAGGTCTACGCCGTTGCCTGCGCTGCCGCCAGCGGTTTTTTCGCCGGCTTTACAGCGGCAAGCACAGTGGGGCCGTCAGTTGGCCGAGCAGACCCTGCGGCCCGTCCGTGTGCAGCGCCAGCACAGCCAGACTGTTTTCAGCGCCCTGAGTGTGCAGCGACAGGCCGATGAGCAGCTCAGCGTGCAGCGCCGAGCCCTGACAGGGCAACTCGCTGCGCTGGGGGGAGCGCCAGCACCGGACGCTCAGGATGCGGCTTTCAGTGCCGCTGTGCAGCGCCGGGCCGAGCAGCGAGCTGGCCCGCAGCCCCTGACGCAAAAGCCCAGCACTCCGGCGCAGTGGGTGCAGGCCGCGCAACTCGAAGTGCAGCGGATGGCCGACCCAGCTAAGCCGGCCCAAACCCGCTGGATGAGCTTGTCCGAACGGGATCAGCATGTTGGGACACTAAGAACCGTCGGGCAACAATTGGCGGTGGGCTTTAAAAATGACCGTGGCCCCGCTGTGCAGCGTTACGCCGAGTACGGCCTGCAACTGGCGACGTTGCAGCGCCAAACGCAGACCAGCGGCATTTCCCGCATGGTGATGAGTCAGCTTCCCGTCTCGGAGCGGCCCACGGTGCAGCGGGCGGTGGATGAAGCCTTGCAGCGCCTCGCCACTCAGGACGAGCAAGATCAAAGTGCCTTGCAGCTCCACGCTTTGCAGCGCCAACTCGCCGACCTTGGTGCCCAAGCCGAGCAACCGGTGATGCAGCGGATCCAGGCCCGCAGAGGCGGCGGAACGCCCTTGCCGGAAACGGTGCAGCGGCAGCTCGAAGCTGGCCTCAACCACGACTTTTCCGGTGTGCGGATTCACGACGACAGCGAAGCGGATACGTTAGCAAAGAGTGTGCAGGCCACCGCTTTTACCACGGGCCGCGACATCTACTTTCAAAGTGGGAAATTCAGTCCCAATACTCAGAGCGGCCTGGAACTCATCGCCCACGAAGTTACGCACGTCAAGCAGCAGGTTAGTGGGCAAGTCGGCAAAGGCATTGACCCCGACGCGGGATTGGAGAGCGAGGCCCGCCAATTTGGCAGTCAGTTCGCGGCTGGGCTGGAACACAAAGCCTTACCTCAGAACAAGGCGCTGCCGCAGCATAAAGCCCTGATGCCAAGTCCGCACGCGCCGGGTGTCTACAGCCAGGCGGCGGCTGTGCAGCGGGTACAAGCGGGTACGGTTCAAGCGGCGCTCCACAATCCGTTTACCAGCTTGCAGCGCCAGGGTGATCTCACTTTGCAGCGCAATTGGCTGACCGACAAAGCCAAGGGTGCCTGGGACGCCACTGGTGGCAAGGTCGTCAATGCGGTCGAAGACGGCGCGGCAGCGCTCGCGGCCAAAGGTAAGGAACTGCTGGCCAAAGGGCTGACGATTATCCCCGGCTACCGCGAACTGTGCATGACTTTTGGCAAGGATTTGGTGACGGGTCAGGCCATGGCCCAGAATCCCAACGCCATTCTGGACGCGCTGGCGGGATTCGTGCCGGGGCCGCTCAAAGACATGATTCGGGCCGTCAAGGAAAGTGGAGCCATCGGCAAAGCGTGGGCCTGGTTTCAAGGTGAACTCGGCAAGTTGCAGATCGGTTCGCTGCTGGGCGACATCGGCGGCGCCATCAAGTCTGCTGATCTGGGCAAAGCCAAATCGGCGGTGATGAGCCGGGTCAGTACCCTCAAAAGCATCATCTCCGGCTGCGGCACGCGCATCGCCGACATTGTGCTGACGGCCATCAGCGCTGGACTTGGTCCTGTCGGAGCCAAGATCATGGCGGGCCTGCGGCGCAGCGGTGACGTGGTGGTGCAAGTCCTGAAAAACCCCGGCAAGTTTGCGGGCAACCTCCTGAGCGCTCTCAAGCAGGGCTTCGGGAACTTTGGTCAACACGCGCCGCAGCATTTCCAAAACGGTGTGGCCGGTTGGCTGACTGGAGCCACCGGCGTGACCTTGCCGCCCAAATTCGATTTGCCGGGCATCTTCATGACGGCCCTGACTATCGCGGGCCTGACTTACCAAAATTTCCGTGGCCGCCTGGTCAAAGCGGTGGGCGAACAGAAAGTCAAGCTCGGCGAAGGCAGCGTGCAGATGTTGCAAACCTTGAAGGGCGGTTTGCAAAAAGACCCCAGCATGAAAGCCTCGCAGGGCAGTGTGGGCAGCGAGGTCTTGGCAGGGATCAAGAGCGAAGTGCAGAACTCGCTGATTCTGGCCGGAATCCGCAAAGTGGTGACGATGCTGGTGCCGGGCGGCGGGTTTTTGAACGCCATCATCGGGGCATTTCAAAGCGTGCAATTTGTGATTGAACGCGGAGCGCAGATTGCCAGCGTGATTATGGACGCTTTTAACAGTGTGGGCGCAATCGCGGCAGGGAATATCAGTGGCGCAGCGGGACTGGTGGAACGAAGCTTGTCGGGCGCTATCCCGCTGGCCTTGAGCTTCGTGGCGAAATTGGTGGGCATTGGCAATCTGGGTGGGAAGATCAAGAACATCATCACCAAAGTTCGCAGCCGCTTGGACGGACTGGTCGACAAGATGGTTGGTAAAGTCAAGGGATTGCTGGCGAAGTTGGGTGGCGGAAAGGGGAAAACAGACGCGAAATCAACAAAAACGTCACCCCAAGATGTGACCAAGCGTAATCAAACACTCTCTGATCAAGAGAAGACCCAAAAGCTCAATGTGGCTGCTAAAGCCTTACAGGGACGCTTTCAAGCGTTGGTGAAGCGTTCACCCACCCGAGTAGAGGTCAAACAGAATTTGGCACAATGGAAAAAAGAATTTGACCTCTCGGATTTGGCGTTTGATCATTCTGCCGGTCAAGCAGCTCTGTTCGCCAAAGTCAATCCACAGGCCAAAGTCGGTTCAGCGTATCTCTTTGATGCCAATGATGCGTCAACGTTACGGAGACTTACGAAGTTGGTGGCACAAAATCTATTGGCAGAACCCAAAGTTCAGCAGCAAGCTCAAGCCATGCGTCGCCAAGACTTTTTGCTGCGGAAGAAAGGGGATTATCTGGGTTCCAAACAGTCACCGGTTCAACTGAAAAGTGGTTTAGCACTGCTGTCTCAAATCAGTTACTGGCGTTCGTTCGGCAAATCAACAGAGCAATATCCAGTGCCGGGTAGAATGCCACCGCTCAATGCACAAGGCAAACCGGGACGTGGCAAAAATAACTATTACGTCCATTCTGACAACCCGGAGATCGTTTCTGCCGCTCAGCCACAATTCAATCCTAATAATGAACACGTGAAAGGCGGTGGGGACTATCTGAATGGCAAAAATGCCCTTGTTACCCGGATTCAAGGTATTGTATCTAGGACGGGGTTTTCTGATAGAGTGATAGCTGGTTTTATATTGAATATGATCCGTGGTGAAGCCCCTATTGGCTTAAAGTCGACAGAGGTTACAACTCTCAAAAGTCTAAAACAAATGCTCTTTTCTAGTGAGTCGAAGAGAAGTGGTGAAAATATTGTCAATGCTCCTATGCTTATTAGCCAAGTTGCAAGTGGTGAAAAAACGTGGCAACAAGCCTTGGAGAGCTTGCCAATGCATCCTAAAGGAGCAGAAGCAGCAAAACGTGAACTTGAACGCCAAGATAAGAAACTTCAGCTTCCTGATCCCGGTTCAGTCGCTGCAAAAATTGCTGCTTTAGAGGCTCAAGTGACTCAAGAGTACGTGAAAACCATCTCAACGAAGCAAGGCTTCGTCGTCTCCACGCTTAGTCAGGTTCAGCGGCTTGTCGAACGCGAAATGAGGAAGTTTTATGGCCTTTGA
- a CDS encoding polymorphic toxin type 15 domain-containing protein: protein MNAFNSVGAIAAGNISGAAGLVERSLAGAIPLALSFVAKLVGIGNLGGKIKSIITKVRSRLDGLVDKMVGKVKGLLAKLGGGKDGKTTKDDKNPDDKKQNVDGTYGRVGFQAGKESHSVWTVVKNSIPEIYIASTPDKAISQLSRFKKEAVALNVFNDLRPHFSDAGKAVAVGILVMRKSINSSDRNVRLMITSEATESSNQIARYVGVIRKNIQEARDKPTQMPLITVLFSAASYPKDVQEYRLQLFEQQMGINRKTIAQWLSARSAFIAGGRGGATAQCRARQARLDLLIATFTQRIRKAEPSKPILQAESEASTLARQWLTNQRALHAPDQVAGSMANEIVALGKKEINGSIGGSWPSRIGSIDSGVANFISTNPTVDQTRVKMNVRLSL, encoded by the coding sequence ATGAACGCTTTTAACAGTGTGGGCGCAATTGCGGCGGGGAATATTAGCGGCGCGGCGGGCTTGGTCGAGCGGAGTCTAGCGGGCGCTATTCCGCTGGCGCTGAGTTTCGTGGCGAAATTGGTGGGCATTGGCAATCTGGGCGGTAAGATCAAGAGCATCATCACCAAAGTTCGCAGCCGCTTGGACGGACTGGTTGACAAGATGGTGGGCAAAGTCAAGGGACTGCTGGCGAAGTTGGGCGGCGGGAAGGATGGGAAGACGACTAAAGATGATAAGAATCCCGACGATAAAAAACAAAATGTAGATGGTACATATGGGAGAGTTGGCTTCCAAGCTGGAAAGGAAAGTCACAGTGTTTGGACGGTTGTCAAAAACTCTATTCCAGAAATTTATATTGCCTCAACGCCAGATAAGGCCATTTCTCAACTTTCAAGATTCAAAAAGGAAGCAGTTGCGCTTAATGTCTTCAATGATCTGAGACCTCATTTCTCGGACGCCGGGAAAGCCGTTGCCGTTGGAATATTAGTCATGAGAAAATCTATCAATTCTTCAGACCGAAATGTCAGATTAATGATTACTAGTGAAGCAACAGAATCCAGTAATCAGATTGCAAGATATGTTGGTGTTATTAGAAAAAATATTCAAGAAGCTAGAGATAAGCCGACTCAGATGCCCTTGATAACAGTGTTATTTAGTGCTGCTAGCTATCCAAAAGACGTACAAGAATATAGATTGCAATTATTTGAACAGCAAATGGGTATCAACAGAAAAACAATAGCTCAATGGCTCTCCGCTAGATCAGCGTTCATTGCGGGTGGGCGTGGTGGAGCGACAGCACAGTGCCGTGCGCGTCAAGCTAGATTAGACCTCCTAATCGCCACTTTTACTCAGAGAATTAGAAAAGCCGAGCCTTCAAAACCTATTTTACAAGCTGAATCAGAAGCATCAACATTGGCACGGCAATGGTTAACCAACCAGAGGGCACTTCATGCTCCTGACCAAGTTGCTGGAAGTATGGCAAATGAAATTGTAGCTTTAGGTAAAAAGGAAATTAATGGCTCTATAGGTGGAAGTTGGCCGTCAAGAATTGGAAGTATCGATAGTGGTGTTGCGAATTTTATAAGCACAAATCCAACTGTTGACCAAACTAGGGTGAAAATGAATGTGAGATTAAGTCTATGA
- a CDS encoding GAD-like domain-containing protein: MSQEAIEVFKDRFGSLRDTEECPVEFANIFPHEIFNFWQEVGFGRRSDGFIWLVNPQEFQWVLEIFDLPEYIPFARNSFDEIYVLDQTGSCYRFSASDAEACKITVDFETTLLTISRASSTDDELFYKRHKEMWDSGKRIEKDQCYCFSPAIPLGGDEETSDIYVGDIRVYFELLSQM, translated from the coding sequence ATGAGCCAAGAGGCAATAGAAGTATTTAAAGACAGATTCGGTTCTTTGCGAGACACCGAGGAATGTCCAGTAGAGTTTGCGAATATTTTCCCGCATGAAATATTCAATTTCTGGCAAGAGGTTGGATTTGGTAGAAGGTCTGATGGTTTTATTTGGTTGGTCAATCCGCAGGAATTTCAATGGGTTTTGGAAATATTTGACCTTCCAGAATATATTCCTTTTGCACGCAACTCCTTCGATGAAATATATGTTTTAGATCAGACTGGTTCATGTTATAGATTCTCAGCATCTGATGCTGAGGCTTGTAAAATCACTGTTGATTTTGAGACGACCCTGTTAACAATTTCTAGAGCATCTTCGACTGATGATGAATTGTTCTATAAAAGACATAAGGAAATGTGGGATTCTGGTAAAAGAATTGAAAAAGACCAATGCTATTGCTTTTCACCCGCTATCCCACTGGGAGGGGATGAAGAGACTTCTGACATTTACGTGGGAGACATCAGAGTTTATTTTGAACTGTTGAGCCAGATGTAG